TAGCTCCCCATGGTGCCGAACATGCGACAAGTTCAGGCCGAAAGcaattgtcgtgctcgctcgTTCCACATGACTCAAGGCCCCTGGCGAAAGATGGCTACCCCTCATAAGCGATAAAAGTTCCGGTGAACCACAGACGTTCGTGCCATCATAGGTAAGGCGGCCGGCAGGTCGCGCTTACAAATGTACCCACTTCATGTCCCTGGATATTTTTCGGAAAGTACCGCCATTCTCTCAACCGAGCAGCCTCCTCTCCCGCCTGTCGGGGCGCCATGAGCATCGAGcgtgttatcagcgtgacatagcACTCTTGATAGAAAAGTGGCGCGAGCCGGGTTTCAGGGTCGGCTCCCGCATGTGGCCGTTCGGGAAATGATATAGATAAGGTTTCGACACTTGGGAGAGGAGGGTTGGACCCTTTGGCAAGGATACGGAGGAAAGTGCCGCTACTTTCTCTATGTTAAAAGACTTTATAACCACTTGGGTTAAAGTCGCGTTCAGTGACGTGTACACTCTGTCGATCACCGGTGTGAATGTCGGCTTGCAGAGATAAAGAGAAATCATAGAAGCGCGATGATGCAGCCAGAGCTCCAAATAGCAGCAGCCTTACCGTGAGCCATCCCAGCTCTCCGTAGTTTGATTGCACTGTCATGTTAACGGCTATTCTGTCCCTTTTGTTTTTTCAGGCTATTCCCCGGCTACCAGCGCTCATGCCAACGGAACTGCTTCTGCAAAGGGGACACTACCACCTGTCTCTCCGATTGGTACACAGCGTAAATACAAAGAACAGCAAAACACTACTTAATGCTAGCTGGCGCATCGCTTTAAATCTTAGCGAAATATTTGTAACTATTGGcgcttcacgtcccaaaaccacaatatgattatgagaaacaccgtataTAATAGTGGAGAGCTGCGGAGGTTTCGAccatgcgcttttttttttactttttagtaAGTGCGTCCAAATACGTACATGGGCATAGAGCATTTCGCCACCATCCAAACGcgggcgggattcgatcccgcgaccttcgggtgacCACTCGAGCACTGTAACCACAAGACCAACGCGATGCGTATAAGCGAAACAATTGTGGCTTAAACTGTCCAATAAACTCAACTGAGAACTGAAACTTGAGTTTCTCAGTTAGCAACACAAATCTTTCATCAGGCTATGAAGCACATATCATTACGGAGCTCTCAGCCTTTATGTATATATGTCGCAGTAAAACCACGTGACGGAACCTTTAAATATGGCCCCATAAGAGCGTGCAGGTTTCATGGATATACCACGAGCTGGTAGCGTCCGCCGCTGATGGGCCTAATATTTAACGTACGGACCACAGCCATTGGCCCGTTCACTTGCTCGACACAGTCGCAGACCAAGCAGGGCCGTACCCAGAAATCTTTTTtcggtggtgggggggggggggagagaccaCGGTCCCGGTGTTCTACCCCCTGGCTTTGCCCCTGGCACCAAGCCTTATGCACCCATGATTACCACTTCACTATTTCACACCACAATCCGTTCCTATACTACAAGCACACTGCAGATAGGGACACATGCAGTGCAAGCAGAACGAAAGCTGTTTCTATCACATAAGAAGCAAGACATACTTTTTTCGTTGTCAAAGTCATTTCACGGCTGTACTCACAAGCACTGGAGCTGCGCAAGCTTCACTTAGCGGGAACTTGACCGTGTATCTTAAGCAAGTTACAGTTGCGAAACCCGCGGTGTGCGATTCCGCAGACAGGACTAGCGCTGCAGATAAAAACCATTGTTGCCCTTCGCCACTCAATATACACACAGCGACCAAAAGTAACGGGAGGAAATAGATGCTGCACAGACAATTGGTGCGCCATCGCCACGCAGTTACAGTTCGGTAAACACGTGAAGTCTACCGATGGTTCCTGTTTCAGAGCGCGTTAACATTACGCAGTACGAACACGTGTAAATCTTCAAAGTCGCGAAGTACATCACACGGCCGGGTGAAAGTCGAGGCTTACCGATCCTGGATCCTCTAAGGCTTCTGCCGAAAATGCGACGCTTCCAATCAAGACAGCCGCCGAAGATGAAGCAGGAAGCAGTCGAAAATCCTCGCGTTCGACGCAAATCACTTTGCGGTTCCACACCAGGCGCCAACggcgcacttgaaaaaaaaaaagcacacacacgaTACCCAAACGGGAACTGTCAAGAAACACACAATATCACACTGTTTCGACGAAGATCTCCACGCCTTCACAGCCGCGTTGACGGTGCAGGTGAAGAATGACTGGCACGTTTTGTCACACTCGGTTGGCGAGAACACGTTGTTGAAGGCGCGCACGCGACATTCATTCGATAAGTAACGCGCGTCAAAATACCGCAAAAGAAAGCGACCACGAAAAAGCACGCGCGACGCCGCTCGCTGCCTCCGGGAGCGGGACAAGCAACCGGTGTGCTGGGCCGCTGTCACGTGTTTTTGGTGCGCGGCACGCGACTAGCCCTGTTCGGCCCGTTTGAAAACTCCTCTCAAAGTGCGCAGAGCGGCGGCGCGCACGCCATCTGTGCGCGAGCGGCCGAGTCTGCGAGCCAGTCCGGCCTATTGAGGAGATGAATAGCTCGGCCCTGCTGCCACGAGAAGTGGCCTCGCGCCGCTGCTTCCTTTGTGTCGCCAGATTCTTTTGTACAAGTCCTTTTCCTTTCTTTATCTGTCTCTCTGGTCCTCTCTTTTCATCTTTATTATTCTACGTCGCGGCGGTGCAAGCGCTCCCCGAGAGTTGGCGTGAACGCCCAAAAAGAACGCGCACTGCTATAAGAGCGTGTCGGCGTGCGCATTTCTGCTGGCTTTGCATCCCTGTTTGAGCAAACGGGGCCAGCGGACATGGTTACATGGTTAGACACGGGCGCCTGGTTCCTTTCGCATCGACTTCGTCTTTTCCGTTCACGTTCTTCTACGGCATGCGCTTATGCGAGACAGAACGAGTGATAATGCCACCGAAGTGTAGGTTACAGACTTTAAAGAGGCCATGGCACACAGTTTTCGATCCCAATCCGCGTAATGTCTGGCCTGAGAGTCGACCAACACTGGCGCACTGACGAGCCGTGACGTAGAAAGCAGATAGCTAGGTGGGCGTCGGCATTCCGGCGAATGATATTCGTGGTCAGCTGCGCGTGAAATTGAGATATCTTAGCGTTTCTTTAGATTGGCGCTCAAACTGAAAGGTTTGCAGTGGCAAACTACGGCAGATAACGACGACTTCGCGCCACTCTGCACATGACGTCAAACGCGCCTTTGAAAAACGGATGTCGCTGGTAGTGGGCGGGGTTTACAGCCGGCGActtctacactctaaaaaatatcgagtaaaaagggtgtctttttgtcccacaacaataatcgtcatcaggattgcatgcgcttcctttcttgaaaactcggcactggccactttcctatcgagaatgcaatgtaaccctgataatgggcatgtcgatcgtgaccggaatgtaccgggcgcggtgcgatagcgcaaggatggaacgcaatatagatgacgattattgttgtgggacaaaaagacaccctttttactcgctctatATTTAGAGTGTAGGGCTTGTTTCACACTGAAatattctttgattgattgatatggggggtttaacgtcccaaaaccactatatgattatgagagacgccgtagtggagggctccggaaatttagaccacctggggttctttaacgtgcacccaaatctgagcacacgggcctacaacatttccgcctccatcggaaatgcagccgccgcagccgggatttgaacccgcgcccagcgggtcagcagccgagtaccttagccactagaccaccacggcggggcactgaAATATTCTTTCAAGGCcggcttttttttaaatctgtatGGACATAGCAGACCATCCACGTCTAGCTTCTTTGAAAACAACAAATCGCTGGGTGACCATGTCATGAGCCCTTTAAACAAAAGTTCAATAGTATAACGGGTACTAAAAGCGCATGCAGTAATTTTACGCAGTCAGAAATTTTCGACGCGGGAAGGGGACGAGGGTGGTTAAGCTTTGTGTGTATGTTGGTGCATGCTATGCGCGCGTGCATCTACGCACacgcagaatgaaaaaaaaaagtttcgacaTGTTACGCGCAAGGTGCTGCAATGTGCACCCCCAGCCTCggcgaccaactctgggccgtccagcaggcctgCGAGATGGCGGTCAGGCAAGGCCTTGACGTCCCCACGCAGCAGACCTATGAACCGGTCGGCGGAAGCTCTGCCGGACtaccaataaagttgttaccaaaCAACCAACGCGCTTTAACGTAGCATGGTGAAGGCGGTGTAGCTCTTTTCCCCCTCCCTGTCCCACCcgctgttgcgaagccacctccgaaatcccgccgctgacctccactgttgcgaacgacggaccgatcccgccgaagccaccgctgttgcgaaagacggcgacgccaacacggtcccgatggcgccactgctttcaactccgccgggaaggtcaccagccgtttggtagcgtatgtatctcagctcgcgactgcttctgcgccgagctgataagacgagcggacgagacgacggtgagttaaacaaggtttatgtacagcatatatacagaggcgttacaatttcggcactggggccgacagagactcgaagagccgagctctcttctctaacacgtaggtcagcccttcgcctaagaccgctgactcacacacatgtcggccctccgacacggggactcctctcctaggacctccgatcgcgacgcgccgcagggcttcttttatttacaccgggtccaaccaaaatgtccaatcagaagcgccgctggtcgtcagggcaggttccgccaatggggccgccgcgccatgcgtcagaccaccaggcacgaggaagccggctcgctgtcacgtgcgcagatgactcaatgcacgtgggccagggaggcgccgcgcgtgttcactccgtcgagttgatcgcgcccggcggactgcgggctggccttgacccagattgcctttttcagaggcatggacgtttgacgaggactcgctggcataacagcacccccgccgccagacaatgcaccggaaagacgagctgcttccacggggctcggatgtcaggtgcgctcgttcgccaggtccctccaggttcgcctccagggccatagggagaatacagctccaaactgttccgggaacacatcccatttttgacgacggatcccagctccactggcttgtcgccacaacttgtcgaccagcttcactcgtctcttctgaccctcttcggtttcagcacttgtcgatggttctgcaacttgctaagaacggttcgacaacagacaacacacgacacaagcaagtgccctcggtcacccgacagaacaccagacaaaatatagtacaacatatacctatctacgtgtctatcggaattttgttccctctacatcaagaggcacatgtgggacacaagactcttaaaatgacaactcgattttttttcccacgtacaacaacgtaacgaattagaataccaaaaagttggccccttgagatcactctgaacgagagcgctcagcccaggtcgtgatgaggtcaaaattttgacccgaatcgccagccagaaaccgaaaggttgagaagttactagctggaacgcactgctcaatgcacctacattagcgtttacctttcctttatttttttttcttttatagcgaacgtcaaagttgcgctgtggagcaacatgctccacttcagtaaccggccccttttaggcgacgatacctatgcggcaccaagagcggctcacactttcgacgttgcacatgggaacaacgatacggcttgctacggattgactcctcaccgcttagctcgatatcgtgttcgatcaccctcatgtttccggggcggtccgaaaacacgtcttcaaactcggaaccaatctttctcaggtcctctttctcaggtcctccttcacttaagctaggctctaggtttatctgctcccggattactttcgatcccccttcgatcacctcactagaactcaaattttttgcttcctcttcctctgaagccttcaacagctgatttacgaccgcttgatgttgaacattgggtttcatcaagttgtaaattttgttctgccgccttcctacttgcacctcataagttgtatcgcaaggcttcgataatactttggcgggcccttcccaatcaacctcaagcttgttccttttggatggctgcagccgcattacctgattatcaacttcaaaagcgctcttcttcaccgattcctcgtagtgctccttcgacagcacttgtgccgcgtttttctggctttccactggcgcttcaatcgagagatcctcactctgctctcgaatgagcgtctctcgatcaactctcgacagctcgctccaactttccgctacaggcgagagcgttgcaaccttctcgctctgactcaatggcgccatgtcgtctccccccaCGCATACCGCGCCAGCCgtttccgcgacgggccgctcgcgtgactgctcacatgactcaggcggaaaatttcctttctggggttccgtcgacccgccgacaaggtcacttgagagttcaccgcatggaaccagatcaagctgccgcgatagcttccgggCTTGCGATcacgtgagagccatgcacgctaagttggggaagaacgatttgccctgctctttgagaagctgctccgagttgttggagaaaagataaggaaaacgatcatttagcgcggcagacacagccgcttcggtgcgaagctcaccgaacgggccttcaatgacaaccgtggcgattggtaagcgcacACTCTGcttctcggcgacttgcctgatccacgcgcattctcctgtgaagtcatccggagacaccaatgaaggatggacaacgtccatggttgccgctgagtctctaagtgctcggcacgttttctcgttcaccctaatttcttggagatacggctccaacaaccgaatgtttttttctgattctcggatcgttgcgaaggcaaacttttcctgacagtttctcgcgatgtgcccttcctttttacagttgtagcagattagcggcttccgtttgttttccgattcaaatgcctgtgtggtagaaacctcactcgatttctccgcttctgtttgcccttcccctacactgtccttcgtaagagacgggtcctttttaaaattacggtgcggaacgggtttccgttgatcaggtttccttgaaaagccctctttcctttcatccttttcaacgcgcaccgccctgctatgcaactttcggcgagtataatactcctcagctaactcagctgccttatttaactgtacttccccaagtctgtcctgcagccaaagtctgacattatcctcgatgcagcggtagaattgctccaatgcaacgcattccaccactttatcgcggtcgtcataaacaccttcgcccttgagccattcgattaaatcggctttaagacgaaacgcgaagtcaacgtgtgactcattccccttttcagcataccggaacctttgcctgaaagcctcgggtgacaacttataacgtctcaagagcacttccttaacctcgtcatagctctcaaacgcttccctcgacaagcaagttaacgcgtcggacacttcgccgggaagaagagctaacaggttctgcgcccaaagagactgctccaaagcatttcgctcacagacgtgttcaaacttgacgagatacttcgccatgtcctcgcctactacgaacggtggcagttgatcccgaattctaataccgctgacctgaatcgtcggagaagctgcgctaggcgcctgcgaacactgtaggattgccaattctattcgtttcatctcgaggcgctcctgtctctcggcctcctcgcgacgttcgcgcctttcagcttcttcacgttcgcgagcttcgcgcctttcagcctcttcgcgagcttcgcgcctttcagcctcctcacgttcgcgagcttctcgcctttcttcacgttcgcgagcttctcgcctttcagcttcttcacgttcgcgagcttctacttctcgcctttcagcctcctcacggcgtgctttaatatccacccaggcctcatcgacttcctcagccgacactccctcatccttcatgatctcaaggatcgcttgctttcgtttcgcacggcccaaagtaatgccgagttcctcacaaatttcgatgagttccttcactttaaggttctccatcgttcacactagcctcttgctgtttgcccctgttaacaatttacttgccgtacccactataagtcaactagcaagacgcgcaagcaattttgcacactcccgtgtttaccccctccgcattaactttggttccaaagcgcttcgacttggcttgaaacgatcaaagctcccttcaatgcttcacacagcccttctctaaactactacaacctgagctagagtagtctggtgaactgaggggaaaacatcaggcactcaccgcatcgatgtcgctgacgccggccgatcccgcagctgccaaccactgttgcgaagccacctccgaaatcccgccgctgacctccactgttgcgaacgacagaccgatcccgccgaagccaccgctgttgcgaaagacggcgacgccaacacggtcccgatggcgccactgctttcaactccgccgggaaggtcaccagccgtttggtagcgtatgtatctcagctcgcgactgcttctgcgccgagctgataagacgagcggacgagacgacggtgagttaaacaaggtttatgtacagcatatatacagaggcgttacaatttcggcactggggccgacagagactcgaagagccgagctctcttctctaacacataggtcagcccttcgcctaagaccgctgactcacacacatgtcggccctccgacacggggactcctctcctaggacctccgatcgcgacgcgccgcagggcttcttttatttacaccgggtccaaccaaaatgtccaatcagaagcgccgctggtcgtcagggcaggttccgccaatggggccgccgcgccatgcgtcagaccaccaggcacgaggaagccggctcgctgtcacgtgcgcagatgactcaatgcacgtgggccagggaggcgccgcgcgtgttcactccgtcgagttgatcgcgcccggcggactgcgggctggccttgacccagattgcctttttcagaggcacggacgtttgacgaggactcgctggcataacaccgcCTCCTTTTCTCGGTTCCAATGTATCCAACTTTCCGTAACCTCCTTTCGAAGATGGCGCGTGACTAAGCAGCATACGTCGGCCAAAATCGTAGAGCTtttactcagactcactcattaAATATATCTTAGGCTTGAGGTACGCTCGGTCTCAAACTCACCAACGCAATACTTACTCGGACTCACACGGACTCATACtcatggctcgatctgagtctgagttagTCGACTTATCAGTGAGTTCGCCAACCAATGCTAAACATCGATGCAGAACCGGAGCTGAAAACTTGCCATGAAGTTAGAGTATGCAAAGTCACCCACGTGAATCGTGAGGAAAGTACTTCAAGGTCATCCAAATAAACAAATGCGACTGGATGGAGAAACCATAAAAAGTTCGCTCTGGGGGAAGTGGTAATCGCTGTGGGCTCTGCTTTGGTTGATTCTTCAGTTGTAACAAAATATGATGAACACCTCCTCAGatatatcatcaccatcatcaacctgactacacccaatgcaggacaaaggcctatttcatgttccgccagtcaacttggttccgtgcttgctgctgcaacttTATACCCACCGACTTCCatatctcacctgcccacctaacttttatGTCTACCCTTCGCCCACttcccttctcttggaatccagtctctgatccttaatgaccagtggttatcttgccttcgtgctacatgccctgcccaggaccatttattcttcttgaattcgacaatgatatccttaataataattttccgtgtttaacatcccaaaaccaccatatgatcatgaaagatgccgttgtggagggctccggaaatttcgacctcctggggttctttaacgtgcacctaaatccaagaaCACAGAGCTCAAACATGtctgccttcatcgaaaatgcggctcccattcgatcccgcgacctgtgagtcagcacccgagtgccctagccactagaccatcgtggcgagTGACTATGATGTCTTTGACatccgtttgttccctgatacaaTCTGCTCT
The nucleotide sequence above comes from Rhipicephalus microplus isolate Deutch F79 chromosome 2, USDA_Rmic, whole genome shotgun sequence. Encoded proteins:
- the LOC142793233 gene encoding uncharacterized protein LOC142793233 translates to MENLKVKELIEICEELGITLGRAKRKQAILEIMKDEGVSAEEVDEAWVDIKARREEAERREVEAREREEAERREAREREERREAREQAERRERREEAERQERLEMKRIELAILQCSQAPSAASPTIQVSGIRIRDQLPPFVVGEDMAKYLVKFEHVCERNALEQSLWAQNLLALLPGEVSDALTCLSREAFESYDEVKEVLLRRYKLSPEAFRQRFRYAEKGNESHVDFAFRLKADLIEWLKGEGVYDDRDKVVECVALEQFYRCIEDNVRLWLQDRLGEVQLNKAAELAEEYYTRRKLHSRAVRVEKDERKEGFSRKPDQRKPVPHRNFKKDPSLTKDSVGEGQTEAEKSSEVSTTQAFESENKRKPLICYNCKKEGHIARNCQEKFAFATIRESEKNIRLLEPYLQEIRVNEKTCRALRDSAATMDVVHPSLVSPDDFTGECAWIRVIGDASAEAQRGRVFAHVVSTLQVTRQLATLESSLSAAEESVASRCQ